CGTTTGCGATGATCCGACTCGATCCGCCAGCGACTCGTAGGCATTCTTGAGGAGGTTCGTCAGCGCCATCAGGATCTGGTAGCGCACCACTTCGACGGTGATCGCCTCCGGCACCGCGATTGAGCATGCGATCGATGCGAGCGCCTCCCGGTCCACGCGCAAGGCATCGACGGCCAGGCGATGGGCTTCCTCGACGATCCCCGACAGGCGCTCGCGGCGCCGCTCATTCGAGAGTGGCCTGGAATACTCACTCATGTCCCTCACCAGGCGTTCGAGGAACGCGATCCGCTCGGCGATCGCGTGGGCCGTGGCCTCCACTCTGACCAGATCGGGCTGTGCGGCCTGCAGATCCCGACTCAGGGCTTCGCTCTTCAGTTTGAGCGACGTGATCACGCCTCCAAGGTTGTGGGCGGTTGTCCCCACGACGACGTCCGCGAAGCGTTCCGCCATCGCCTGAGCCCGCTCCGCAGCCATTTCGCCGTGCATGCGGGCGATCGCGTCGTATTCAGTCTGCACCTGTCGCACACTCCGTCGCGCACGCTCGGCATCACGCTGACCGCGAAGTCGACGAGCCAGGCTTCGCTCAGCGGCCTTGCGGACAAATGCGTTGGAATCGTCCTCAAGCAGTACTGCCAGCCGCGCCAGCGTGCCATCTTCGAAGAGATGGAGCAACCTTGCCACCGCCTGCCGGACTTCCGGCTTAGGGTCGCCGGCGAGAATCTCCGCCAGTGGTTCGACCCGCGAATCGGGGCTTTCCGAACGAAGATGATCGGAGAGCGATCTTGCCAGATCCAGGCGGTCCGGCCACGCCAGCGCCTCCGGGTTCACCCGAAGCATCGACAGTGCGACCGCAGGGTCGGAGATTGAGGTGGAGGGATTCATGATTCAGTAGTTGTAGCGACGCCGGCGCTCCTTGAACGCCTCCTCGCCCCCTTCCAGCAGCGTCACGATCTCCTCTTTGCAATTATCGACGCTGCCGCACTTCTCAATGCGCGCTCGGGCGCCGTCCGACTCGAACACGAAGATCTTCTCAGCATCCGCGAGCACGGGTATGTTCGGATTGTGCGTGACGAAAACCAGTTGACGACGCGACTTGATGTCGCGGACCTTCTCGACGACGCACTCGTAAATGAATCGATTGTCGAGATTGTCTTCGGGCTGATCGACGAGAAGCGGATTGTCGCTGTCGAGCAGCAGGATGGGCAGGATCGTGGTGCACTTCTGGCCTGTGGACAGTGCCGCGGAATCCTTGTAGGAATCGCCATCCCTGAGTTCCACCCGGGGCTGATCGATGAGTTCGACAGCCTCCAGTTCGAGCAGCGCCGGCGAATCGACCAGCGCCGAAATCACGCGCTCCGCCTGCTCGGCGTTCAGTTCCGCTTCATCAATGAGCCGCCGGGTATCGCGGTTCTGGATCACGGAAACAAGATCGGCCGGCCAGAACGCGCTCACGAGCCGCTGTGCCACGACGTAGTGCCTGATTCTCACACCGCGGAGAATCTCCACGAGGCGATCGAGGTAGGGCTGAGGGTTGCCTGACTGGACGATGCCCACCCGAATCGAGGGCGCCAGCGCCTCATTGATCCGATCGACGATCGACTGACGGATCTGAAACCGACGATCGCGTAGATCGGAGAGCTGCCGGGTCAGCGCCTCACGCTCGCTGAGTAGCGCTGCAAGTCGCTCCCTCAGTTCATCTCGTCGACGCTGCTTGGCCAGAAGCGCATTGCGGAGTCGCTCCAACCTGCTGCGTTCGGCGGCCTGTGTCTGTGCCGCCTGGTGCTGTTCGATGACCTTTCGGAACTCGATCTCCTGTCGGTTGTGCGCTGCTGCGAGATCGCGGCCGCTATCCTCGAACGCCCCGCGGGCGCGATCAAGTCGGCGCATCGCTTCGTCGAGGAGGATGTCGATCTCGGCGCCAGCGCCAATGATCTCCTGCCGGACGCGCTCAATATGCTTGCCATTGGGTCCCGTGATCAGGTCGTTTGGAAACAGGGCACGGGTCCGCGAGACCATGCGGCCAGCCATTCTTTGGACTTGGGTGCGGTACTCATCCACGGCCTGCGCCGTGCCCTCGAACGCCCGCGTCTCGCGGTCGCGCAGCGCCTTGAGCGTGTGCGCCTTGTTCACCGGTTCGTCAGCACCCCCGGCGTTCTCCGCATAGCCTTTGAGCTTCTCTCCGACCTCGGGAAGGGAGCCCAGTTCGCCCGTGAGTGATTCGATCTGCTGGCGAACCGGATGGATCGAGCCGGCGTTGGCCGCGAGCGCCTGTTCAACGCGCACGATGTCCACAGAAACCTGGCGGATCTCATCCGGGGCGAAGTCATCTATGAGTTCCAGCTGCGAAAGGGACTGGTCTGCGATGCGCTCCACTTCGTTCTGGCTGTACACATCGGCCTTGAAGAGGCCGCCGGCCCTGAGCTGTATGTTCGTCGGTGAGCCATCGGCGGTGAGAACCAGCGGGTCCTCACCGGCGGCGCGGCTGATTCGGTAGGACAGGCCGTTCCTGGTCTCGATCTCCAGTTCCACGCGGCCGCCATTGAGATTCTGCTGGATGAGCGATTCGATGCGCTTCCGGTCAGCGGGATCGGACTGCGGGTCAGGCAACGCGTCAAGCGCGAAACGAACAAACTCGATCACGGTCGTCTTGCCCGTGCCTCTGGCCCCGATCAGGCAGTTGAGACCCGTCGAGAGTTCCAGCCGTTCGCCATCGAGGTACCCGCCGACGATCTGGATCGAGCGGATGCGGTTGAACGCCGGCGTGATCGCAGGTGCCTGCAGTTCTGCGAGAGCTGTTCCTGTCGCTTCCATCCCGAACCCTCCTCCTATTCGTTGCCTGCGCCCTTCCCTGCGGCGACAGCCACACTGCGCATGTTAGGCTTTCGGACGGGTCTGTCAACCCTCTGCCAAGAGAGATGGCGCGGGACCGGATTTGTTCCGGCTATTCTGCTGAATTACAGTTGACGGTGACTTTGCCCCAGCCACGACACAGGGGGAGGAGTGCGTTCACAAGCGAGCCGATCAGCCGAGGCCTCACCGAATTTGTGGAGCGGAAGATCACGGCCGGCATCTTCCGGGCCGTCAAGCGCGGAGCCGGGTGCTCGCCCGTCGGCCCACGTTCTGTCCAGGTGCCGCGGGCGCCGAGCGATCCGACTGGCGCCGCCCGATCACCGTCTAACCTGGAGTACGGCCACCTGTTACCGGCAACCGAGGGCACTGGCGATAATGCCTCAGCTCCGTGATCACGATTGCGGACTGAAGCCACGCGACCATCCATGCATTCACTCGCCAAGAGAATAGAACCAACGATGCGGCCGTCCGAACGCACCCTCGATCGCATCCTCCCCGATGGTGGTAGCCCCTTCGACGGCCGCCTCAGTCAGCAGCGAGCCACCAGGCATGAATACGCTCAAGACGGCCCCGAGGAGGCGGTACTTCTTCATCTTCCGCTTAACCGCGAGTTCCGACTTCAGAGCCTCGTTGACGATACGCTTTCCCAGAGCAGCGTCGAACTTCTCTCCTCTCGCCAAGATATCGGCAATGTCCGCTCGTAGATCGGCCACGTTGCGGTTGTTGCGTATGAACTTGATGACGGCCTCTACATTTCGCGGGCGCAGTTCAGGCAGTGCCAGGGTAAACAGGCTCCTCGCGTGATAGGCGAGCAGGTGGTCATCGCCCTTCTCCCATCGCGCCGCGTAAAGGCGCTCGTAATACGGCCTGCTGTCATCCCAATCAAGGATCGCCCCTCCAGTCTTGAACCTCATAAGGTCCTGTATCACCGCATGGCAAACGAGCGGCCGGAGTACTTCTTTGACATACTCGGCTTCCTTGCCAGTGAACTGCCGGCGCCGCGAGTTGATCAGCCCGTTGACTTCCCGCAGGAGCACCGGGTTGAGTTTTCCGTCGATTCTCACAACCGCGTTCGCCACTGAAAAGTGCTGCTCATTCAGTTGCCGTTTTTCGGCCGTGCCGAACTTCTTCAGAAATGTCTCCCGATCGGCCTTCAGTACCTGCCATTGAGATCGCACCGGGCTGAGCCAACCAATTACGTCGTCACACAAAGTCTCGGTCTTGCTTCGAATCTGCTCTGCGCTTTGTTCAACGATTGCCTTGCCATCAAATAGATCGAGGAAGCCCTCCTCCTTCAATCGGCGTATGCTCTGCACCAAAGGGACGAGAAAACGGAGGCGGCGCTGTTCATGCTCCATGTATTCGAGGGATCCCTGGTCGAACAGGAAGCCTGTCCCCGCCAGCAACAGAGAATAATCCAAGTCAATATAGTCGTCGCCCTCCAGACCGATCGGGTAGACCGCGTGATCCGGCACCTCACCGACGATGTACGGGTTATTGAGCCCGAAAGAGGACAGAATATACTTCATGCGTCTACCGGAATATTGGATTCTGCGCCAGCTTGCCACGCCACTGCGAGAAATGGACGATCTTGTTTACGCCATACACAATATGCTGCTGCGGGACAGATCGAGTGACCGTTGCACCTGCACACACATAGGATGAAGGCCCAATCTCAATGCCGCCAATTACCAGGGCGTCATGACCAACGAACGATCGGCGCCGCACGATCGGGCTTGCTTCCGGGTCATCACGATCGTCCCAAGGCGACATGGAATCCCAGTGCGAGTGGATCAGTTTCCCCAACGACGTGCAGTCATCCTCGACGATCGTGTTCTCAGATACGGAGCCGCCGATGATACAGCGTTTGCCAACGACCGCGCTGACCCCAACCGTGCCGCGATAGAGAACCACAGAGTCTTCGCCCAGCTTGGCGAGCGGCTCGACCCTGCAGTACGCGTCAATTACGCAACCATTCCCGATCAGTGCGCCAGCGCCGATCGCAGCGAATGGACCTACATACACAGCCTCCGGCAGGTGTACGGCTCCCTCCGGACCGATGCTTTCCAATGCCCAGGGTCTGGCCCCCTGCAGGAATCTCGGGGCATAGCCAATGACCGCTGACGGATCAACGTACTTTGACCGGGTGCCGTTCATCGGATCGCCGTCTCGTAGATCAGCCTTAAGTTCCTTTTGCTTTGGTCGCCACTACCATCCTCGTCGTCCTGATCCATGAATCCGTGGTCCATCCCGGGAACAATCGTGAGATGCAGCCCTGGGAAGCGTGACACCAAATCCCGAGATAGTTCATGCGGGACCATCGAATCAGACGCGCCGTGGATCACTGCTGTTCGCGATGCTATCGTCGCCAAGTCGTGGTCAAGATTCATCAGGGCGAACTCGAGAGCATTGCGCCAGCTTAGAGCGACACGCTCATCGATCCGAATACTGGCGCCGTTCAGGAGCGCCCCTTGATAAAAGCCGGCATATGTCTCTAGCCTCTGCGGATGTATCGGTGTGATGTAAAGATCTGGATAGCTGATTGCTGGGGCCAGAAGGGTCACGCTCTTCAGAGCATCCTGGAAAAAACTGGCCGTCACGACCGCGGGACCGGCGCCAAAGCTAGTGCCGAACACGCTGAGCGCCGGTTGCCCTGAGTGCTGGATAGCAAAGTGACCGGCGGTAATCGCATCTGCAATGCAGTTAATCAGCGTGAAGCAACTTGATTCAGCCGTACTGTCACCATGCGCCGGGAAATCGATTCGAAGTACGTCGTACCCAGCGTGGCTGAGCATCGCTGACATGGTACGGTAGAAGTCATGATACTCGTTCTTGTCGACACCTAGGCCGTGAAGCAAGAGGAATACACCTCTGCTGATCGGACGCGAGGTCCGGTCGAACAGATACGGTATCTGGCGGCCGTCGAGCGCGGGGAGCGTGCCGTGTTCAGTGTGGCGTGTTATTGACATAGTGCTGTTCGATCTCACTCTCGAGTGCTTCTGCGAACGTGCGCACGTCAGCGACAGTTATATCCTCAATGGCAGCGAGTGCATCGAGGACAAGGGCGGAGCTTCGACTGCATTGCAGAAGTTCCGTGACGGTGCGGCGATACGCCTGGATGGAATATGTTATAAATGATTCATCGCGGAGCCTGGACAGATCAGCCCGGGCCTCGTTCTCGTAGAAAAGCATGAAGACAACCAACTCGCCAAACTGCTCCATCCGAACGAGGGACTCTCTTCCCGGTCGAGGAGCGCGCTGAAGCACGGTCTGAATCGGAGTGATCGTGGCAGCGCCGTAGTGCATGGACGACCAGAGGAACAGCCAGTCTTCGTTGTAGACATATGGAAATAAGCCCAGCCGTGGCCCGACGTTTAGCACGACTGCGTTGCCGCCAATGGTGACCTCAGGCGGCGAGCCTGACGCAACACTGCGCAGGCGGTCCAGCGTGGAGATATCGGGGTGGTAAAGCGAATAGGAGCACACGATATCAGAGCCTTTCCGCAGGAGGGCCAGTGCAGTCGGTACAAATGACCTTCGAAAGAGAACATCGTCATCGACCAGGAAGATTGTGCTGTACCCGTGGGCCATTGCATGGGTTATGGCGTGGCTGCGCTTTGACGGAATGTCGAACTGGCGATTCCATCGGAGAGTTGGATTGGATGAGGAGCGCCGTTGCAGGAAGCTCTCGTGAAGCGGCCCACGGAACGGGATGAACTCGACCGCCGGGAACCGGGCATCTCGAGCTGCCGGACACGAAGCAGTATGCAGTACAACGACTCGCTGTGCGCAATCCATGAGGCGGCCGATCTGTCGGACCACGTATGGCGCGTCGCCGGTTGTGACGAGATAGGCGCAATCGATACGGTCCGCACCTGCGTGTGCCACTGGCGTGAAGTGGCGTGTGCGCAGGATGCGGTCGTGGATGACGCCTTTCGCAAGCCGCGCTCTCGAAGGGTTGATGGGGAGTTGCTGGCCGGAGTAGGACGGGAGGCGTGCCGGAGGCGCAATCGCGGGGGGAGGCTCCGGGTTCAACGGATTCCGACGAAGAAGCCGATCTGGTGCCAATGGCCTATCTGAGTCATGAATTCCATCGGGTTGGAGGGAACTTGAGGTCGTGGTCTCCGGCATGGTGTTATGGTATGGTCTTTTGGTAACGCCCGCAGGAGAGTTGTGCGCGATTTTGGGGGCACCGCCATGCCGAGATCGAGAGCGGGCATCCAGCGCCGAGATCGCCGGGCCGATGAGACCGGATCTGGATGGACCTCGCGTCCCTTCGGCGGCCGACCCGAACGGTCCTGTCAACCTGCGGCGCAGTGAACCGGAGAGTTAGAAAGCTTCTTTCCCGCCACCTGGCGACAGCGGTCGCCCCTGCCACGGCGCTCTCGGTTTGAAGCCGGCGGAGAGCGTCCGATCGGAGCAGTCCACTTTTCCGCTCGCCAGGGGGCCTATGGCGAGTCTGGCGGACCCACCCGCTAACCAAAGCGGCCCCGCCAGGGAGCGGGGCCGGCGGTGGAGGCCCCATGATCCAACAGCTCTCATAGCGGCTGGCGCTTCTCAGACTCCGAGTGGCCAACTTGGGTCATGTCAACCCGGCGCGGTAGCCCGGTCGGCAGACGTCCCACCGTTTGACAGGCAGCGCCAACCCTCAAGTTTCACGGCAACCGGCGGGAACGGGCTGGCGCCTGCGGCTCGGGTAGAATGGCACTGGTTCCCGGAGTGCCAGCAACTTCGGCCGCGTACCACGGATGGCTGTGCCGATGCCAAAGTTCCTCAGAAGGTCCGCGATCAAGGGTCAGTACGGCGTCAGCGTCGTTGAACGCCTTGTGCTGAGAATGGGGTACAAGTGGATAGGAGGGAATGCCGCCCTGGACACCGGAATCGATGGGGAAATCGAAATCAGCGATCCCGAAACCCAGCAGGCGAAGAACCTCATCCTGCGCGTTCAGGTGAAGACTCGAAGCGAACTTGATGCCGATTCCAGTGACTCGTTTCGGTTTACCTGCAGCCAAGATGACCTTGACTACTGGATGCAGGGGAACGCCCCGGTCATTCTGGTCATTGTCAAGATTCCTGAGGACGAGGCTTGGTGGATCTCCATCACGGACTACTTCAAGGATTTGAGCCGCCGCCAGACTCGCCAGATCGTGTTCCAGAAGGGGCGAGATCGGTTGGACCAACGTGCCGCGATCCCGCTGCGAGAGTTAGCGCAGACCGTCGACGACGGCATCTATTTCTCTCCGCAGGTCCGCGACGAAGATCTGATCTCCAATCTGCTGCAGGTAACGCGGCTCCCCACGGAACTCTGGATGGCCGAGACCGAATTCCGACTGCCAACAGAGTTCCACGAAGCGCTCAATGAGCACCAAGAATACCCGCCCAGAGAGTGGTTTCTGAAGGATGGGCGCCTCTACACGCCGCACAACCTCCGTCAACCACCCTGGAGCGCCGTGTGCGATGTGGGCACCGTTGAGTCGATTGAGATCGCCGAATGGCGCGATGCTGATTCGCTGGAAGTACAATATGGGTTTGTTCGCCTGCTCAACCAGTGTCTTCGCACTCGCTGCGGCCATCTCGGCCTCCGCTGGAGCAATGAGCAACATTGCTACTACTTTAAGCCGACCCGTAACCTCAAACCACGCGAAGTTACCTATCGCAGCCTGATAAACGAGACCAGCCGGGAGGTCTTTCGCCGCTATGCAAAGAAGAAGGCCGCGGATGAAACCGCATACTACCGCCATTGTGGGTTCGAGGGCGAGTTTCGCAGGTTTGGCGGTCAGTGGTACCTGCAAATCACTCCCAGATATGTATTTACCACGGATGGGCGCGAGCCCCATCCCTATCGCGAGGAGTATCAGGCCAAGATCAAGGCGATCGAGGGTAGTGCGGCCGTGCGGGGCCTAGTGATCATGTTTTCGGAACTGCTCAGGCACGATGATGCACCGCTGTTCCAGTCCCCATATCCATTTCTCGGATTCGGCGAACTCGCCCAGGCCACCGTTTCCGTGTCGATCGACGATGCGGAGTGGTCCACCGGCGACGAGCTGGCATCGAAGTCGTCGCATGAAGAAACCCCGGATGGGTCGCTGTTTGAGCTATGAAGACGACATTCATCCACGAACCCGAACTCGAGTTTGGTGGGGGGCGGCACATTGACATCCGCTTCGGGCTCATGCACCACGGCCCCCTGGACGCTCGAATCTCTGGCGGCACTCGGACGTGCCGAGTCGGCATCGTCGGTGATGGTGAAGGCATTGATAACTTTCGCGCATGGATCGACAGCTGCAGGAGCGGAATCCCCGCAAAGCAGACCCGGCTGAAGACGTTGTTTCCGAGGTTTCCCGGCTTCGGCGATGGCGGTTGCTTGCCCGATTTTCTCGTTCACGACAGTTGGTCCAGGTCGATTCCTGCGCGCGACACTGAATCTCTCTGCCAGATCGCGGATGCCACCGAGTTTACCAAGGCATCCGTTGAGCGCTACGTGAGAGAGGCGGCGAGTCTCATCGAGAAGGGGCAGCCGGATGTCGTGATCTGCCTTCTTCCCGCGCCATTGCTCAAGCGTATCGATGTCAGTGGTCCGGTGCATCGCGGTCCG
The DNA window shown above is from Phycisphaerales bacterium and carries:
- a CDS encoding HAMP domain-containing histidine kinase; its protein translation is MNPSTSISDPAVALSMLRVNPEALAWPDRLDLARSLSDHLRSESPDSRVEPLAEILAGDPKPEVRQAVARLLHLFEDGTLARLAVLLEDDSNAFVRKAAERSLARRLRGQRDAERARRSVRQVQTEYDAIARMHGEMAAERAQAMAERFADVVVGTTAHNLGGVITSLKLKSEALSRDLQAAQPDLVRVEATAHAIAERIAFLERLVRDMSEYSRPLSNERRRERLSGIVEEAHRLAVDALRVDREALASIACSIAVPEAITVEVVRYQILMALTNLLKNAYESLADRVGSSQTRQITVIAVARDDEIVIKVADTGAGLDARDLADLREFVPGRTSRKNRGTGYGLPIARRYVAAHGGA
- a CDS encoding alpha/beta fold hydrolase, translated to MSITRHTEHGTLPALDGRQIPYLFDRTSRPISRGVFLLLHGLGVDKNEYHDFYRTMSAMLSHAGYDVLRIDFPAHGDSTAESSCFTLINCIADAITAGHFAIQHSGQPALSVFGTSFGAGPAVVTASFFQDALKSVTLLAPAISYPDLYITPIHPQRLETYAGFYQGALLNGASIRIDERVALSWRNALEFALMNLDHDLATIASRTAVIHGASDSMVPHELSRDLVSRFPGLHLTIVPGMDHGFMDQDDEDGSGDQSKRNLRLIYETAIR
- a CDS encoding DUF4365 domain-containing protein translates to MPKFLRRSAIKGQYGVSVVERLVLRMGYKWIGGNAALDTGIDGEIEISDPETQQAKNLILRVQVKTRSELDADSSDSFRFTCSQDDLDYWMQGNAPVILVIVKIPEDEAWWISITDYFKDLSRRQTRQIVFQKGRDRLDQRAAIPLRELAQTVDDGIYFSPQVRDEDLISNLLQVTRLPTELWMAETEFRLPTEFHEALNEHQEYPPREWFLKDGRLYTPHNLRQPPWSAVCDVGTVESIEIAEWRDADSLEVQYGFVRLLNQCLRTRCGHLGLRWSNEQHCYYFKPTRNLKPREVTYRSLINETSREVFRRYAKKKAADETAYYRHCGFEGEFRRFGGQWYLQITPRYVFTTDGREPHPYREEYQAKIKAIEGSAAVRGLVIMFSELLRHDDAPLFQSPYPFLGFGELAQATVSVSIDDAEWSTGDELASKSSHEETPDGSLFEL